The following are encoded together in the Xanthomonas sacchari genome:
- a CDS encoding aspartate carbamoyltransferase catalytic subunit codes for MTDPQLDSNGRLRHLLTLEGLPRATLLQLLDRAGQIRDAAVGRVGKRNVLAGTAVCTLFFEPSTRTRSSFHLAAQRLGADVLNFDASTSSTRKGETARDTLKNLEAMGVRGFVVRHPEDGAVERLAEAAGEGTALINAGDGRSAHPTQGLLDMLTLRHAKGGDFSKLKLVIVGDVKHSRVARSDLHALRTLGAGEVRVCGPRALLPDDGTLDGCVVGEDFDAMLDGVDAVMMLRLQRERMEEGLVSSLEDYHGQYGLTAERLRRASKDAVVLHPGPINRGVEITDEVADGAQSCILRQVANGVAVRMAVLETLLG; via the coding sequence ACCCTGGAAGGGCTGCCGCGGGCGACCCTGCTGCAACTGCTGGACCGCGCCGGGCAGATCCGCGACGCGGCGGTGGGCCGGGTCGGCAAGCGCAACGTGCTGGCCGGCACCGCGGTGTGCACGCTGTTCTTCGAGCCGTCCACGCGCACCCGCAGCTCGTTCCACTTGGCCGCGCAGCGGCTCGGCGCCGACGTGCTGAACTTCGACGCTTCCACCTCGTCCACGCGCAAGGGCGAGACCGCGCGCGACACGCTGAAGAACCTGGAAGCGATGGGCGTGCGCGGCTTCGTCGTGCGTCACCCCGAGGACGGCGCGGTGGAGCGCCTGGCCGAGGCGGCGGGCGAGGGCACCGCGCTGATCAACGCCGGCGACGGCCGCAGCGCACATCCCACCCAGGGTCTGCTCGACATGCTGACCCTGCGCCACGCCAAGGGCGGCGATTTCTCCAAGCTCAAGCTGGTTATCGTCGGCGACGTCAAGCACTCGCGGGTGGCGCGTTCGGACCTGCACGCGCTGCGTACCCTCGGTGCCGGCGAAGTGCGCGTCTGCGGCCCGCGTGCGCTGCTGCCCGACGACGGCACCCTGGACGGCTGCGTGGTCGGCGAGGACTTCGACGCCATGCTCGACGGCGTGGACGCGGTGATGATGCTGCGCCTGCAGCGCGAGCGCATGGAGGAAGGCCTGGTGTCCTCGCTGGAGGACTACCACGGCCAGTACGGCCTCACCGCCGAGCGGCTGCGCCGTGCGTCGAAGGACGCGGTGGTGCTGCATCCGGGCCCGATCAACCGTGGCGTGGAGATCACCGACGAAGTCGCCGACGGCGCGCAGTCGTGCATCCTGCGCCAGGTCGCCAACGGCGTGGCGGTGCGCATGGCGGTGCTGGAGACGCTGCTGGGCTGA